From the genome of Candidatus Nitrosocosmicus oleophilus, one region includes:
- a CDS encoding SDR family oxidoreductase: MDGKITNKKIALVTGANRGIGFETCKQLSQLDITVLLTARDPTKGEAAAKQLTDQGLDVIFFQLDVSNRSNVEDIFTKIEKQFGRLDILINNAAILYDKNQSTINADLELVSKALTTNLYGPWLLCQAFIPLMEKNGYGRIVNISSGAASLHYMEGGTPAYGISKVALNALTRKLASELGQKNVLVNSIDPGWVATDMGGRGGRPVEKGCRGSYGLLPCQIMARVGDSFMTGNLYFGNDPNEKIVSSSILFPIYLRVQPFWI, encoded by the coding sequence GTGGATGGAAAAATAACCAATAAAAAAATTGCATTGGTAACAGGTGCCAATAGGGGGATAGGATTTGAAACATGTAAGCAACTTTCGCAATTAGATATAACTGTTCTATTAACCGCTCGTGATCCTACGAAAGGTGAAGCTGCAGCTAAACAACTAACAGACCAGGGACTGGATGTAATCTTTTTTCAATTGGATGTGTCAAATAGAAGTAATGTAGAGGATATCTTTACAAAGATAGAAAAACAATTTGGACGTCTTGATATTTTGATTAACAATGCTGCGATTCTATATGATAAAAATCAATCTACTATTAACGCAGATCTAGAATTGGTAAGTAAAGCATTGACAACAAATCTATACGGTCCATGGCTATTATGTCAAGCTTTCATTCCACTGATGGAAAAAAACGGCTATGGTCGTATCGTTAATATATCCAGTGGTGCAGCTTCCTTGCATTATATGGAAGGTGGAACACCCGCCTATGGTATATCAAAAGTTGCACTTAATGCTTTGACTAGAAAATTAGCATCAGAATTAGGACAAAAGAATGTATTGGTAAACTCAATTGATCCTGGATGGGTAGCAACAGACATGGGCGGTCGTGGTGGACGCCCAGTAGAAAAAGGTTGTAGGGGATCATATGGGCTGCTACCTTGCCAAATAATGGCCCGAGTGGGGGATTCTTTTATGACGGGGAACCTGTACTTTGGTAATGATCCTAATGAAAAGATAGTTTCATCGTCTATCTTGTTTCCTATCTACTTGCGGGTACAACCATTCTGGATCTGA
- a CDS encoding DUF1326 domain-containing protein, which translates to MSSSSFLDQIPTWTSNTYYVETCNNNSGCPCNSNGFCRTLVLFHIHSGKYDGANLQGINMTCVFSRQKTIHEDNESTQLFVTKDSDEEHYTQLTSLGFYLEACRGCKKVMRIATPYLNFDHPVKNALCSVIKYQDPQFLIVIVSTKLIKQNSAT; encoded by the coding sequence ATGTCATCTTCCTCCTTTCTAGATCAAATTCCAACATGGACTTCAAATACATACTATGTTGAAACATGTAACAATAATTCTGGATGTCCATGCAATTCTAATGGTTTTTGCAGAACACTGGTTTTATTTCATATTCATTCTGGAAAATATGACGGTGCAAACCTTCAGGGAATTAACATGACATGTGTATTTTCACGGCAAAAAACAATTCATGAAGATAACGAAAGTACTCAGTTATTTGTTACAAAAGATTCAGACGAAGAACATTATACACAATTAACTTCCTTAGGGTTTTATCTGGAAGCTTGCCGAGGCTGTAAAAAAGTGATGAGAATTGCTACACCATATCTCAATTTTGATCATCCTGTTAAAAATGCATTATGTTCAGTTATAAAATACCAGGATCCTCAATTTTTAATTGTTATAGTATCAACCAAGTTAATAAAACAAAATAGTGCAACCTAA
- a CDS encoding DUF2182 domain-containing protein yields the protein MDKVQKIILVSIISVSAIAWIFSLGQPDMMEAMMTLNPIAISIFILSWTIGMAAMMFPAIIPMILLYNRLISKSFDDSRHNHKSDYYTSSVLDNFKPEIDTSKPQKNGRFSCMSLPFGLPIKTAAFIGTYLLVWTLTGIFLLVVWSIVMNSLLVSHSSRDIEIVAGIILLISGIYQFSSLKRKCLGYCESPLAFFMKRWKGNRVSSGLTMGFYHGLYCLGCCWPYFLLMIALGWMNIFWMGLFAGIIFAEKIWSKGIYVSKATGIVFMIIGILTMIGTVSIMPEDENMGSLHKMERMDMSNSNPDKGDSVIDNTVNMNMNMNMNMNMNMNMNMNMSK from the coding sequence TTGGATAAAGTTCAAAAGATAATTCTAGTTTCAATCATTTCTGTTTCTGCAATTGCATGGATTTTTTCCTTAGGACAACCAGACATGATGGAAGCAATGATGACCTTAAATCCTATAGCAATCTCAATTTTTATATTAAGCTGGACTATTGGAATGGCTGCCATGATGTTTCCTGCAATTATTCCCATGATATTGCTATATAATAGGCTGATATCAAAGAGTTTTGACGATAGTCGTCATAATCATAAAAGTGATTATTACACAAGTTCTGTACTAGATAACTTTAAACCCGAGATTGATACTTCCAAACCACAAAAAAATGGACGATTTTCCTGTATGTCTTTGCCTTTCGGTTTACCAATCAAAACAGCTGCGTTCATAGGAACTTATCTTTTGGTGTGGACATTGACTGGTATTTTCCTTCTAGTAGTATGGTCTATTGTGATGAACAGTCTTCTTGTTAGCCACAGTTCAAGAGATATTGAAATTGTTGCAGGAATAATACTTTTGATTTCAGGTATTTATCAATTTAGTTCTCTAAAACGAAAATGCCTAGGATATTGTGAATCTCCTTTGGCTTTTTTTATGAAAAGATGGAAGGGCAACAGAGTAAGTAGCGGGCTAACAATGGGTTTCTATCATGGATTATATTGTCTTGGATGCTGCTGGCCCTACTTCCTTCTTATGATAGCCTTAGGTTGGATGAATATTTTTTGGATGGGATTGTTTGCAGGCATAATTTTTGCAGAAAAAATATGGTCCAAGGGAATTTATGTATCTAAAGCGACTGGAATTGTTTTTATGATCATAGGTATACTTACAATGATAGGAACAGTATCGATTATGCCTGAAGATGAAAATATGGGATCCCTACATAAAATGGAGAGGATGGATATGAGCAATTCAAATCCTGATAAAGGGGATAGCGTAATTGACAATACTGTGAACATGAACATGAACATGAACATGAACATGAACATGAACATGAACATGAACATGAACATGTCAAAATAG
- a CDS encoding DUF1326 domain-containing protein, whose product MTTNSIPSWKASGDWFDVCKCSIPCPCEFAQEPTYGDCEGVLAYHINSGNYGKISLDGLNAIGLGSFEGNIWAGATKINLGFFFDERADKEQREALQMIFSGKAGGFMAELAKLIGEVKGIDFAPIKFEISDDLSYWSAEIPGKVLARAEALGGPMTPVGKRVQTINPPGSEVGPGAVATWGTALKDEVDAMGFKWKREGKSSKHIPFSWEGP is encoded by the coding sequence ATGACCACAAATAGTATACCTTCTTGGAAAGCTTCTGGAGATTGGTTTGACGTATGTAAATGTAGTATTCCTTGCCCCTGTGAATTTGCACAAGAACCAACCTATGGCGATTGTGAGGGTGTACTCGCATATCATATTAATAGCGGAAATTACGGTAAGATATCATTAGACGGATTGAATGCTATAGGTCTAGGTTCGTTTGAAGGTAATATATGGGCAGGCGCTACAAAAATAAACCTTGGTTTCTTTTTCGATGAACGTGCTGACAAAGAACAAAGAGAAGCTCTTCAAATGATATTTAGTGGAAAGGCTGGTGGATTTATGGCCGAATTAGCCAAATTAATAGGCGAGGTTAAGGGGATAGATTTTGCGCCCATAAAATTTGAAATTTCAGATGATTTGAGCTACTGGAGTGCAGAAATCCCTGGAAAAGTACTTGCAAGAGCGGAAGCTCTTGGCGGTCCAATGACCCCAGTAGGTAAACGGGTTCAAACAATAAATCCACCAGGTAGTGAGGTAGGTCCAGGTGCAGTAGCTACGTGGGGAACAGCCTTAAAAGATGAAGTGGATGCAATGGGTTTTAAATGGAAAAGAGAGGGCAAATCTAGCAAACATATACCGTTTTCTTGGGAAGGTCCATGA